GCAAGCGTCCATCAGATAACCTGTGTCCGCAGATGGTGAAAAATGTCTTCAAGGCTCCCATGGCCGGATGCCAGGGCTTTTTGAACCTGTTTTTCAACAAACAGGAAGTCCGGTTCACGGGCCTGGTCATCCAGGGTCCGGTAATAGCCTAAGCGCCGGCCCAGAATGAAGTTGATCTGCCTGGATTCAGACAGGGACAGAAACCGGTCCATGATGCCCAGCAGCCGCTGTTGGTCCCCGGGCAGCTGCCCCCGGATCTCCAGCAGCAGATCCACGCTGTGGTGGTTGGCATAATGGCTGTCAATACCGTCGATATGTTCCAAAAGCAGGCGCTGCTCAGCGATCATGGCCGCTTCCGAGGGCCGTGTCCATTCGCCCTGCGTCATCTGCCGGTCCAGGTCCGTGCCCGGCTTGATCCCGATGGTCAGCACCCGGATATGGTCCGGGTTGATCTCATTGAATACCCGGGCTGTCTCCAGGGCGTGGGTGTCGGGCAGTTCCGTGCCCCCCAGGCCCAGGATGATGAACTGGGTGGTGTGCATCCCGGCCTGCCGGGCCATGCGGGCGGACTTAATGATGGATTCCGGGGTGATCCCTTTCCGGATTTTTTCCAGGACCTCCAAGGAGCCGGATTCCATGCCGCAGTATAATTTGTTCAGGCCGGCATCGCAGATCTCTTTGATGGCCTGGGGGGATTTTTTCACCATGGTCTGGGCCCGGCCGTATGAGCTGATCTGTCTGAGGGAAGGAAACGCTTTATTCAGGGTTTCAAGGATTTCAATCAGGTCTTTGGTCCGCATGACAAAACTGTCCCCGTCCTGAAGAAAGCAGGTGTCAAACGGATGGCCCCCGAAATAGTCTTTTGCCGCCCATATGTCCTGCTTGATCTCCGCCACCGGGCGGATGGAAAATTTCATGGTGTCATACAGGGAGCAGAAAGAACACCGGTTCCAGGGGCATCCCCGGGTGGTGCGGATCAAAAGGCTATCAGCCTCGTCCACCGGCCGGATCGGTCCCTGCTCAAAGGGAAGTGAAAACATGGTAAAGTCCTGAGTTTAATTGTTAAAAACAAAAAAAATATCATATTCACAATACCGGAGTTTTGCAAGCCAAAGGAGGTGCCGGGATATCGGCATGGGCAAAGACAGTTGATGTTATGGTGCATTTCCCCACAAACTTGACAGGGGTGCGGCCCAGATGTTTTTACCAAGGGGCAGTGTGATGTCGCCATCGTAAAGAATAATGCCGCAAAGCCACTTTCTGCCGGCGGCTTTTGCCAGACGTCGGATGCCTTTTAAGTCGTTTTCCTTTACTGTAGCGGCTGCTTTAACCTCTACACCTGCCAGAAACCCGGCGGTATTTTCCACCACATAGTCCACCTCGACCTTATCGTGGTCCCGGTAGTAAAATATGTGATAATCACTGTCAGCTGTTGTGGCATGCTTTAGCAGCTCTCCGAAAACAAAACTTTCCAGAAAATGCCCGAAACGGGTCCGGTCACCGGGGCTGGATATGGCGGAGAAACCCGCCAGAGTTGTCAGCAGTCCTGAATCAATAAACTGCAATTTGGGGGTTTTTACAACCCGGCTGAAACGGTTATCTGTCCAGGGTTCGATCCGCTTTGTCAGAAACATATGCTCCAGCACGCCCATGTATTTTGCAGCGGTTTTGCTGTCCAGTCCCACCTGTCCGCCCAGTTTTGTGTAGTTGCACAGCTGTCCCGCCATCTGTGACAGAGCGCACAGGAACCGGGGCAATTGCTCTTGTTTTTCGATATCGGCAATATCTCTGACATCCCGCTGTATAAGGGCGTCAACATACTGGCGGCACCATGCGGTTCGCCGCCTGGGTGTCTGACGTGCCAGGGCTTCCGGATATCCGCCTTTCACAACAATCTCAGCCATGTCATCCCCGACGACCGGGACGGCTGCTTCGGGAATCCGGCCGGCGAACACATTGTCGAGCCAATTTGTGGTTTCCCGGTGTATTTCGCTTTGTGACAACGGCAGCAGGATCACCGTTTCCATACGTCCGGCCAGCGACTCGGTTACCTTTGGAAGCACCATAAGATTGGCAGAACCGGTCAGCAGAAAACGGCCGAAACGGCGATCTTCATCCACGGATTTTTTTATGGCCGGCAAAAGTTCCGGTGCCCGCTGGATTTCATCGATCACGGCACGATCAAGGCTGCGGATCAATCCAGCCGGATCTTCCCGGGCGGCAAGCAGGGTGACGTCATCATCAAGGGTCAGGTAGCGCATTCCCTGTCCGGCAATATGTGAAACCAGGGTGGTCTTGCCTGCCTGGCGCGGACCGGCAACCAGCACTACCGGGGTATCTGACATTCCCTCGACGACACGGGCTTCAGCCTGTCTGGGATATCGGTAATTGGTATTATTCATGATCACATACCCTATCTGATAATCCGGAAAGTGTCAACGGGTAATCTGTATTATATAAGCGGGTAATATGGAATATAACCTCTTAAAATTTGGATTATATTTATCAAGATCCTGCCTGGCGCGGACCGGCAACCAGCACCTTGGTGTTTGCCTGGGTCAAGCCCGCATGGATTCATATGCCGGTGGCGGAAAACAGGACCACCATCCAGCAGAGAAAACCATGAGCAAGCCAGGGCCTGCATGCCTGCGCCTAGCTGAGCACCCAGATCCGGATCTCATGGCGCATGTGACAAAGGCCGGTCATGACCTTTCAATTGAAAAAAATGATGATGTTATTTGTTAAAAAGCCATATAAAAAGCCATATTTTTATATTGACATGATTTCTTTCCGCAGTTAACATCATTATATGATTAAACGATCTGATTTTGAATGGGATTCCAATAAAGACAAGCAGAATCAAGAAAAACATGGTGTTTCTTTTGCACTGGCACAACTTGCTTTTCTGGATTCTGATCGTGTTATCCTTGAAGATCTTGAACACAGTGAAGATGAAAAAAGGTTCTACTGCCTTGGCAGGATCTCCGGCGGGATAATGACGGTGCGGTTTATATACAGAAGAAATAAAATCAGAATTTTCGGCGCCGGGTATTGGCGGAAAGGAAAGAAAATATATGAAAGAGAAAATCAAATACACGGATGAGCCTATAGGAAAGGTGAAGGTTGTCGCCGACTTTCTTCCTTCTCCAGAAGAACTCGCGCTAAAAGACGAAACAGTGAAGGTTACAATTTCGCTGAGTAAAACGAGTGTTGATTTTTTTAAAAAAGAGGCCCAAAAGTATAATACGCAATATCAAAAAATGATTCGCAGGCTGCTGGACGAATATACTGCACATCAATAACTACGCAGATCCAGTCCGGCTTTCACAACAATTTCAACGCCGACTGGCGGGATTTCCAGAACTGCCCGGCGAAAAAAGAGGATCAGGGCCAGGCGATTTTACTGACCGATTATTACGAGATGTTCAAAAACACGGGCTGGACCGTGACCCATCTCATCCAGGCGCCTATGTCTTCGGAGCGGTTTAACGGCGGGGTGGTGTCGGCCATGCAGAAAAAAAAGATCCTCGGGTTCACCAGCCGGTATGTGATGGTTTTAAAATAAAATGGTGGGGGGCCGGGCGATCATGTCAGCCATGAGAGTGAAAGACCCATCAAGATGGTGTGACAGCTGCGGTATCCCATGCCGGTGGAGATGTTTGAGGAGAATAAGCGGGGTGGGTGATGGGAATCCGCATTTTGAACCGAATGCGGGAAGCAATCCGAACTTGTAGTTACGTCATGACTTTGCAGTATATAAAACATGAGATAGAACGGATAAAACTGCATCGACAAAGTTTTGCCAAGGAACGCCCGGTTCCAGTCGCGGCCTTTAGCTAAATATCCATTTCACTCATAAAGCCGGTTGAGCGCTTCAATCTCGGATGTAATCATCTCTTTCAGGCTTTCTGGTGCCAGCACCCTGGCCTTGCTCCCCCAGCTGAGCACCCAGATCCGGATATCATGGCGCATGTGACAAAGGCGGTCATGTAGAAGGTGCCGCTGGCAAACCAGATGTTATCCATCGATACAGTAGAATTTTTGATTTGACACCTGATACGTTCCGGGTTACAATATGGCTGCATGATTCAGAATTTCAGACATAAAGGGCTCAAAAGACTATACGCATCCGGAGGGAGAAACATGGCTATGTATAATCCGCCTCATCCAGGCGAAATCATAAGGGAATTTTGTGTTGAACCGCTGAATATCAATATCACGGAAGCGGCAAAAGCACTGGGTGTTACTAGAAAGACTTTATCGGCGCTATTGAATGGGAGAGCGGGAATCAGTCCGGAAATGGCATTGAGATTGTCCAAAGTCTTTGGCCGATCACCCGAAGGCTGGCTCAAGCTTCAGCTCCAATATGATTTGTGGAAAGCTAAACAGTCAGCTGATATTGGCAATTTGA
The window above is part of the Desulfotignum phosphitoxidans DSM 13687 genome. Proteins encoded here:
- a CDS encoding B12-binding domain-containing radical SAM protein, with the protein product MFSLPFEQGPIRPVDEADSLLIRTTRGCPWNRCSFCSLYDTMKFSIRPVAEIKQDIWAAKDYFGGHPFDTCFLQDGDSFVMRTKDLIEILETLNKAFPSLRQISSYGRAQTMVKKSPQAIKEICDAGLNKLYCGMESGSLEVLEKIRKGITPESIIKSARMARQAGMHTTQFIILGLGGTELPDTHALETARVFNEINPDHIRVLTIGIKPGTDLDRQMTQGEWTRPSEAAMIAEQRLLLEHIDGIDSHYANHHSVDLLLEIRGQLPGDQQRLLGIMDRFLSLSESRQINFILGRRLGYYRTLDDQAREPDFLFVEKQVQKALASGHGSLEDIFHHLRTQVI
- a CDS encoding ATP-binding protein — its product is MNNTNYRYPRQAEARVVEGMSDTPVVLVAGPRQAGKTTLVSHIAGQGMRYLTLDDDVTLLAAREDPAGLIRSLDRAVIDEIQRAPELLPAIKKSVDEDRRFGRFLLTGSANLMVLPKVTESLAGRMETVILLPLSQSEIHRETTNWLDNVFAGRIPEAAVPVVGDDMAEIVVKGGYPEALARQTPRRRTAWCRQYVDALIQRDVRDIADIEKQEQLPRFLCALSQMAGQLCNYTKLGGQVGLDSKTAAKYMGVLEHMFLTKRIEPWTDNRFSRVVKTPKLQFIDSGLLTTLAGFSAISSPGDRTRFGHFLESFVFGELLKHATTADSDYHIFYYRDHDKVEVDYVVENTAGFLAGVEVKAAATVKENDLKGIRRLAKAAGRKWLCGIILYDGDITLPLGKNIWAAPLSSLWGNAP
- a CDS encoding BrnT family toxin, which gives rise to MIKRSDFEWDSNKDKQNQEKHGVSFALAQLAFLDSDRVILEDLEHSEDEKRFYCLGRISGGIMTVRFIYRRNKIRIFGAGYWRKGKKIYERENQIHG
- a CDS encoding WCX domain-containing protein; its protein translation is MRHDIRIWVLSWGSKARVLAPESLKEMITSEIEALNRLYE
- a CDS encoding HigA family addiction module antitoxin, coding for MAMYNPPHPGEIIREFCVEPLNINITEAAKALGVTRKTLSALLNGRAGISPEMALRLSKVFGRSPEGWLKLQLQYDLWKAKQSADIGNLKRIEAA